One genomic region from Salvia hispanica cultivar TCC Black 2014 chromosome 2, UniMelb_Shisp_WGS_1.0, whole genome shotgun sequence encodes:
- the LOC125205953 gene encoding putative pentatricopeptide repeat-containing protein At1g26500, whose product MLRVRPTKFTRPSLALLHFHFHFQSLTTTTAAAAAAVAPPNTRTQIDEAHLLRVCTILYQQQNSPDAKLHTNLNKTQFHLTHEFFLQVCNKFPYSWRPVYKFHQFSTSHPHFAHTATTFNKILDVVGKSRNLDLFWPLCREAGERRLVNVKTYIIALRTLAAARELKKCVEFFHLMNGFGYEYKVEIFNAVIEVLCRNKLADEAKHVVVKLRDWIRPDSDTYRWLIHGFCDVGDLIEASKLWNSMVEEGLEPCVEVVELMLEGLFKSNKFGEGLKLFQSMRVRRVESLGLSTYRLVIEWLCRKGKMGESYVVFEEMKTRGIEPDNEILGWIVYGLMSRGRVREAYGVYQSVENGDVCVYHGMIKGLLKLKKAGEATEVFREMVRRGCEPTMHTYVMLLQGHLGRRGRRGEDPLVNFDTIFVGGLIKAGKSLEATKYVERAINRGVEVPRFDYNKFLHYFSNEEGAAMFEAMAVKLREVGLFDLADILARYGEKMATRDRRRNRANQSVEEDLSIASSSPQ is encoded by the coding sequence ATGCTTCGAGTTCGACCTACAAAATTCACCAGACCTTCCCTAGCCCTCCTCCACTTCCACTTCCACTTCCAGTCCTtaaccaccaccaccgccgccgccgccgccgctgttGCGCCGCCAAATACTCGAACCCAGATCGACGAAGCCCACCTCCTTCGAGTCTGCACAATCCTCTACCAACAGCAAAATTCTCCCGACGCAAAGCTGCACACCAATCTCAACAAAACCCAATTCCATCTAACCCACGAATTCTTTCTTCAAGTCTGCAACAAGTTCCCATATTCATGGCGGCCCGTCTACAAATTCCACCAATTTTCCACCTCCCACCCGCACTTCGCCCACACCGCCACCACCTTCAACAAGATCCTCGACGTCGTCGGAAAATCAAGAAACCTCGATCTCTTCTGGCCCCTCTGCAGAGAAGCCGGCGAGCGCCGCCTCGTCAATGTCAAGACCTACATAATCGCGCTGCGCACTTTAGCCGCCGCGAGGGAGTTGAAGAAATGCGTCGAGTTCTTCCATTTGATGAATGGTTTTGGGTATGAGTATAAAGTCGAGATCTTTAACGCTGTGATCGAGGTTTTGTGTAGGAACAAGCTTGCTGATGAGGCAAAGCATGTTGTGGTGAAGTTGAGGGATTGGATTAGGCCGGATTCGGATACCTATAGGTGGTTGATTCATGGGTTTTGTGACGTGGGAGATTTGATTGAGGCGTCGAAGCTGTGGAATTCGATGGTGGAGGAGGGTTTGGAGCCTTGTGTTGAAGTGGTAGAGTTGATGTTGGAGGGTTTGTTCAAGAGCAATAAGTTTGGTGAAGGGTTGAAGCTTTTTCAATCGATGAGGGTGAGGAGGGTGGAGAGTTTGGGGCTGTCGACGTATCGCCTTGTGATTGAGTGGCTGTGTAGGAAGGGGAAAATGGGGGAGAGTTATGTGGTTTTTGAGGAGATGAAGACGAGGGGGATTGAGCCAGACAATGAGATACTAGGATGGATAGTGTATGGGCTTATGAGTAGGGGGAGAGTGAGGGAGGCTTATGGAGTGTATCAAAGTGTGGAGAATGgggatgtgtgtgtgtaccATGGGATGATCAAGGGGCTGTTGAAGTTGAAGAAGGCGGGGGAGGCGACAGAGGTGTTTAGGGAGATGGTGAGGCGGGGGTGTGAGCCCACGATGCACACCTACGTGATGCTGCTGCAGGGGCATTTGGGGAGGCGGGGGCGGAGAGGGGAGGATCCATTGGTGAACTTTGATACAATCTTCGTTGGGGGGTTAATCAAAGCAGGGAAATCATTGGAGGCGACTAAGTATGTGGAGAGAGCTATTAATAGAGGTGTTGAGGTTCCGAGGTTTGATTACAACAAGTTCTTGCATTACTTCTCTAATGAGGAAGGTGCAGCGATGTTTGAGGCTATGGCTGTGAAGTTGAGGGAAGTTGGCTTGTTTGATTTGGCTGATATATTAGCTAGGTATGGGGAGAAGATGGCCACGAGAGATCGAAGAAGGAACAGAGCAAATCAGTCTGTTGAAGAAGACCTTTCAATTGCATCATCTTCTCCTCAGTAA
- the LOC125208237 gene encoding AT-rich interactive domain-containing protein 2 isoform X2, which yields MSLVTSRTEDYSVIGATSDWSCFPEYIDINIPSPLMNQIEEPYMDLFNSPPRKEVPLGSDHQVEVPLWDPNTIYFCDDFREERLTGTCIIAMPNLNNSTMEGVGVGRGRTDCCCLDMGSMRCVQQHVNEAREKLQETIGYENFLDLGFCNMGHEVAYQWTPHEEEVFHDIVYSNPESHGRKFWKHLNFAFPTRTKNELVSYYFNVFMLRRRAVQNRSYLLEIDSDDDEELRGVHGGSHQERFYSSDQETDIEDHQGHKGQFYLVEGEEEESTVYSFGDQDLDTSWVDSFWSEPQNSSEGHEVSNIKDDVSDGQVEKLDVVEMKSLRR from the coding sequence ATGTCTTTGGTCACTAGCAGAACTGAGGATTATTCTGTTATTGGGGCAACCTCTGACTGGTCTTGTTTTCctgaatatattgatattaatattccAAGCCCTCTCATGAATCAAATTGAAGAGCCCTACATGGATTTGTTTAACTCTCCTCCTAGGAAAGAAGTTCCACTTGGATCAGATCATCAAGTCGAAGTCCCACTGTGGGATCCAAATACCATTTACTTTTGTGATGATTTTAGGGAGGAAAGACTAACCGGGACCTGCATCATTGCAATGCCTAACTTAAACAATTCAACAATGGAAGGAGTTGGAGTTGGGCGTGGCAGAACAGATTGTTGTTGCCTGGATATGGGATCCATGAGATGTGTGCAACAACATGTGAATGAAGCAAGAGAAAAACTACAAGAGACTATTGGGTATGAGAATTTTTTGGACTTGGGTTTCTGTAATATGGGTCATGAGGTTGCATATCAATGGACCCCTCATGAGGAAGAAGTCTTTCATGACATTGTTTACTCTAATCCTGAATCACATGGTAGAAAATTTTGGAAGCACTTAAATTTTGCGTTCCCGACCCGAACCAAAAACGAACTTGTCAGCTACTATTTTAATGTCTTCATGCTCCGGAGACGGGCTGTTCAAAATAGATCTTATTTGTTGGAGATAGAcagtgatgatgatgaggagCTGAGAGGTGTTCATGGAGGCTCCCATCAGGAGAGATTTTATTCGTCTGATCAAGAAACTgatattgaagatcatcaagGTCACAAGGGGCAGTTCTATCTTGTcgaaggagaagaagaggaatcCACCGTCTATTCCTTCGGCGACCAAGATTTAGATACAAGTTGGGTGGACAGCTTCTGGTCCGAGCCTCAAAATAGCAGCGAAGGACATGAGGTGAGCAATATAAAGGACGATGTATCTGATGGTCAAGTTGAGAAGCTAGATGTTGTCGAGATGAAATCCCTGAGAAGATGA
- the LOC125205952 gene encoding probable methyltransferase PMT5, whose translation MLKTRQKLEMRTSSHNNLPFVMSQRPQINWLMLCVITVFGLIALSRSYLYGKFDSATASARPNIYSSYRRLRAQAVNNYLELRNLGANRVNDYGPCGKEMENGVPCYNVSANLLAGFKDGEEFDRHCEVLRNTQHCLTRSPKDYKIPLTWPGGRDVIWSGNVKLSKDQFLSSGSKMKRLMLLEENQIAFHSNDGMTADDVRDYSNQIAKMIGLGSDNEFHQAGVRNVLDIGCGFGSFGAHLLSLKLMAVCMAAYESTGSQVQLALERGLPAIIGNFFSRQLPFPSLSYDMVHCAQCGIFWDDKDGMFLIEVDRVLKPGGYLVLTSPRSRGRRSSPGSKRGSASSPFEQFIKTLCWNLLSEQDGTFIWQKTTDSHCYASIKDLFPLCEREDGLSYYKPLVKCISGTTSKHWTPIQNRSSASLDFQIHGIHPQEFSQDLEFWRSSLRNYWPLLSPLIFSDHPKRPSDEDPVPPHNMVRNVMDMNANYGGLNAALLEGGHSVWVMNVVPMGESSTLPFILDQGFAGVVHNWCEPFPTYSRTYDMLHAKGLLSHLASDKCSITDLIFDMDRILRPEGWVVISDKIDLIEKARTVAARLHWEARVIDVDNGTDQRLLLCQKPFFTN comes from the exons ATGTTGAAGACAAGGCAGAAATTGGAGATGAGAACTTCTTCGCACAATAACCTACCATTTGTTATGAGCCAGAGACCGCAGATTAACTGGTTAATGTTGTGTGTAATCACCGTCTTTGGCTTGATTGCCCTCTCCAGATCTTATTTGTATGGTAAATTTGATTCTGCTACTGCCTCAGCGAGACCTAATATTTATTCAAGTTATAGAAGGTTGAGAGCACAAGCAGTGAATAATTATTTGGAGTTGAGAAATTTGGGAGCTAATCGTGTGAATGACTACGGTCCGTGTGGGAAGGAAATGGAGAATGGTGTTCCTTGCTACAATGTATCTGCCAATTTGCTAGCTGGTTTCAAAGATGGCGAGGAGTTTGATCGTCATTGTGAAGTATTGAGAAACACGCAGCATTGTCTGACTCGTTCGCCTAAGGATTATAAGATCCCATTGACCTGGCCTGGTGGTAGAGATGTTATATGGAGCGGAAATGTGAAGCTGAGCAAGGATCAGTTCCTTTCGTCTGGAAGCAAGATGAAAAG ACTTATGTTGCTAGAAGAGAACCAAATTGCTTTTCATTCAAATGATGGAATGACTGCTGATGATGTCAGAGATTATTCTAACCAGATTGCCAAGATGATAGGACTGGGGAGTGACAATGAGTTTCATCAAGCTGGT GTGCGCAATGTTTTAGACATTGGCTGTGGGTTTGGTAGCTTTGGTGCGCATCTGCTTTCACTTAAATTGATGGCTGTTTGTATGGCGGCATATGAATCAACTGGAAGCCAAGTTCAGCTAGCTCTCGAGAGAGGTCTCCCAGCAATTATTGGCAACTTCTTCTCGAGACAGCTACCTTTTCCGTCTTTATCATATGATATGGTTCACTGTGCCCAGTGTGGCATTTTCTGGGATGACAAAG ATGGCATGTTTCTTATTGAAGTTGACAGAGTACTTAAGCCTGGAGGCTACCTTGTTTTGACCTCGCCTCGGAGCAGAGGACGCAGAAGTTCTCCGGGCTCCAAAAGGGGAAGTGCTTCAAGTCCTTTTGAACAATTCATCAAAACGCTTTGTTGGAATCTTTTGTCTGAGCAAGACGGGACTTTCATCTGGCAGAAAACTACAGATTCTCATTGCTATGCTTCCAT CAAGGATCTTTTCCCTCTATGTGAGAGAGAGGATGGCCTATCATACTACAAACCACTTGTGAAATGCATAAGTGGAACCACCAGCAAACATTGGACACCAATTCAGAACAGATCTTCTGCTTCTCTGGACTTTCAAATCCATG GAATTCATCCTCAAGAATTTTCTCAAGATCTGGAGTTCTGGAGATCCTCTCTGAGAAACTACTGGCCATTGCTATCTCCTTTGATCTTCTCAGACCACCCCAAGAGGCCCAGTGATGAAGACCCGGTCCCGCCTCACAACATGGTCCGGAATGTGATGGACATGAACGCGAACTACGGAGGCTTGAACGCTGCCCTACTGGAAGGTGGGCACTCAGTGTGGGTGATGAATGTTGTTCCTATGGGTGAAAGCAGCACCCTCCCTTTCATTCTTGATCAAGGCTTTGCAGGTGTTGTACATAACTG GTGTGAACCTTTCCCTACATATTCTCGGACATACGATATGCTTCATGCAAAGGGTCTGTTATCCCACCTGGCTTCAGATAAGTGCAGCATTACCGATCTGATCTTCGACATGGATCGAATTCTCCGGCCTGAG GGGTGGGTTGTCATTTCCGACAAGATCGATCTGATAGAGAAGGCAAGAACTGTTGCTGCTCGTCTTCACTGGGAAGCAAGGGTTATCGACGTAGATAACGGGACCGACCAGCGCCTACTCCTCTGCCAAAAACCATTCTTCACAAACTGA
- the LOC125205955 gene encoding 14-3-3-like protein GF14 iota, whose translation MSTEKERETHVYMAKLSEQAERYDEMVECMKQVAKLDVELSVDERNLLSVGYKNVIGARRASWRIMSSIEQKEESKGNENNVKLIKGYRQKVEDELAKICQDILSVIDKHLIPSSGSGEATVFYYKMKGDYYRYLAEFKTDEERKETAEQSLKGYEAASATASTELPSTHPIRLGLALNFSVFFYEIMNSPERACHLAKQAFDEAISELDTLSEESYKDSTLIMQLLRDNLTLWTSDLPEDGGEESSKGEEAKEEKAEE comes from the exons ATGTCGACggagaaggagagagagacTCATGTTTACATGGCTAAGCTTTCAGAACAAGCCGAGCGTTATGATG AGATGGTTGAATGTATGAAGCAAGTGGCGAAACTAGATGTTGAGCTGTCGGTGGACGAGAGAAACCTCCTTTCGGTTGGTTACAAGAACGTGATTGGCGCCCGTAGAGCTTCATGGAGGATCATGTCCTCGATCGAGCAGAAGGAGGAGTCCAAGGGGAACGAGAACAACGTGAAGCTGATCAAGGGCTATCGCCAGAAGGTGGAGGACGAGCTTGCCAAAATCTGCCAAGACATTCTCTCTGTCATCGACAAGCATCTCATCCCCTCATCTGGCTCCGGTGAAGCTACAGTTTTCTACTACAAGAT GAAAGGCGACTACTACCGTTACCTTGCTGAGTTTAAGACAGACGAGGAACGAAAAGAGACAGCTGAGCAGTCGCTTAAGGGCTATGAG GCGGCATCAGCCACAGCAAGTACTGAGCTCCCCTCAACCCACCCGATTCGCCTTGGTCTAGCTTTGAACTTCTCGGTGTTCTTCTACGAGATTATGAATTCCCCTGAGAG GGCCTGCCATTTGGCGAAGCAAGCTTTTGATGAGGCCATCTCGGAGCTGGATACATTGAGCGAGGAGTCTTACAAAGACAGCACCTTGATTATGCAGCTGTTGCGGGACAACCTCACTCTCTGGACCTCTGATTTGCCTGAAGATGGAG GAGAGGAGAGCTCCAAGGGCGAGGAGGCAAAGGAAGAAAAGGCAGAG gaGTAA
- the LOC125208237 gene encoding uncharacterized protein LOC125208237 isoform X1: MGMKRPLEEGDFLDFRQPKQREYHGKLTLNAKEYLITTLAVQSPGEPKNSFQLHFEQLEDGEADNASVPDEEGEANAPMSLVTSRTEDYSVIGATSDWSCFPEYIDINIPSPLMNQIEEPYMDLFNSPPRKEVPLGSDHQVEVPLWDPNTIYFCDDFREERLTGTCIIAMPNLNNSTMEGVGVGRGRTDCCCLDMGSMRCVQQHVNEAREKLQETIGYENFLDLGFCNMGHEVAYQWTPHEEEVFHDIVYSNPESHGRKFWKHLNFAFPTRTKNELVSYYFNVFMLRRRAVQNRSYLLEIDSDDDEELRGVHGGSHQERFYSSDQETDIEDHQGHKGQFYLVEGEEEESTVYSFGDQDLDTSWVDSFWSEPQNSSEGHEVSNIKDDVSDGQVEKLDVVEMKSLRR; this comes from the exons ATGGGAATGAAACGTCCTTTGGAAGAGGgagattttcttgatttcagGCAACCTAAACAACGGGAATACCATGGGAAGTTAACCTTAAATGCAAAAGAATATCTCATAACGACTCTTGCAGTTCAATCTCCTG gTGAACCAAAGAACAGTTTTCAGTTACATTTTGAGCAGCTTGAAGATGGTGAGGCTGATAATGCTTCTGTACCTGACGAAGAAGGGGAAGCAAATGCACCCATGTCTTTGGTCACTAGCAGAACTGAGGATTATTCTGTTATTGGGGCAACCTCTGACTGGTCTTGTTTTCctgaatatattgatattaatattccAAGCCCTCTCATGAATCAAATTGAAGAGCCCTACATGGATTTGTTTAACTCTCCTCCTAGGAAAGAAGTTCCACTTGGATCAGATCATCAAGTCGAAGTCCCACTGTGGGATCCAAATACCATTTACTTTTGTGATGATTTTAGGGAGGAAAGACTAACCGGGACCTGCATCATTGCAATGCCTAACTTAAACAATTCAACAATGGAAGGAGTTGGAGTTGGGCGTGGCAGAACAGATTGTTGTTGCCTGGATATGGGATCCATGAGATGTGTGCAACAACATGTGAATGAAGCAAGAGAAAAACTACAAGAGACTATTGGGTATGAGAATTTTTTGGACTTGGGTTTCTGTAATATGGGTCATGAGGTTGCATATCAATGGACCCCTCATGAGGAAGAAGTCTTTCATGACATTGTTTACTCTAATCCTGAATCACATGGTAGAAAATTTTGGAAGCACTTAAATTTTGCGTTCCCGACCCGAACCAAAAACGAACTTGTCAGCTACTATTTTAATGTCTTCATGCTCCGGAGACGGGCTGTTCAAAATAGATCTTATTTGTTGGAGATAGAcagtgatgatgatgaggagCTGAGAGGTGTTCATGGAGGCTCCCATCAGGAGAGATTTTATTCGTCTGATCAAGAAACTgatattgaagatcatcaagGTCACAAGGGGCAGTTCTATCTTGTcgaaggagaagaagaggaatcCACCGTCTATTCCTTCGGCGACCAAGATTTAGATACAAGTTGGGTGGACAGCTTCTGGTCCGAGCCTCAAAATAGCAGCGAAGGACATGAGGTGAGCAATATAAAGGACGATGTATCTGATGGTCAAGTTGAGAAGCTAGATGTTGTCGAGATGAAATCCCTGAGAAGATGA
- the LOC125204447 gene encoding COBW domain-containing protein 1-like — MVCESLFQLEKPHRRNPTEAKMEPYDDEEPPMAIAIDDIVEDKTPLPSLVEQRDNLQPDLPEAQPVGVTVITGYLGAGKSTLVSSILNGQHGKKIAVILNEFGEEIGVERAMINEGEGGALVEEWVELANGCICCTVKHSLVQALEQLIERKERLDHILLETTGLANPAPLASVLWLDDQLESDVRLDSIITVVDAKNLRYQLEANHNSSSFPEAYNQIAFADVVILNKVDLVSSDDSGVALEGLEKDIHNINSLATIIRSVRCQVDLSMILDRRAYDATHATHLEALLRENQNLSTSDLHDSGVRTLCISEPKELHLEKARVWIEELLWDKKYGMDVYRCKGVLNIANSDQLHTLQAVREVYEIVPTRNWRNEDDRVNKIVFIGRSLNEEILVNTIKAALCNP, encoded by the exons ATGGTATGCGAATCACTCTTTCAGCTGGAAAAACCTCACAGGAGAAACCCGACCGAAGCGAAAATGGAACCCTACGACGACGAAGAACCGCCGATGGCCATCGCAATCGACGACATCGTTGAAGATAAGACTCCGCTGCCTTCACTCGTCGAGCAGCGTGATAATCTACAGCCAGATCTTCCAGAAGCTCAGCCGGTTGGCGTCACCGTCATCACAGGATATCTCGGTGCAGGGAAATCGACG TTGGTGAGTTCTATATTGAATGGACAACATGGGAAGAAAATAGCTGTAATATTGAATGAGTTTGGGGAAGAGATAGGAGTGGAGAGAGCAATGATTAATGAAGGAGAAGGTGGAGCATTAGTGGAGGAGTGGGTTGAACTTGCGAATGGATGCATATGTTGTACTGTTAAGCACAGCTTGGTTCAGGCACTGGAGCAACTTATAGAGAGGAAAGAAAG GCTTGATCATATACTACTTGAGACTACAGGGCTGGCAAACCCTGCACCTCTGGCATCTGTGCTCTGGTTGGATGATCAACTGGAGTCAGATGTCAGGCTCGATTCTATTATCACT GTTGTAGATGCTAAAAACCTCCGTTATCAGCTTGAAGCAAATCACAACTCATCGTCATTTCCTGAAGCTTACAATCAAATAGCATTTGCG GATGTTGTGATTCTTAATAAGGTTGATCTAGTGTCATCTGATGATTCCGGAGTAGCTCTTGAAGGTCTTGAAAAGGACATTCATAACATTAATTCCCTTGCTACTATTATCCGTTCTGTTCGCTGCCAAGTTGACTTGTCCATGATACTGGACCGCCGAGCATATGACGCCACA CATGCCACTCATTTGGAAGCACTATTGAGAGAGAATCAAAATCTATCTACTAGTGATCTTCACGACAGTGGTGTTAGAACCTTGTGCATTTCTGAGCCTAAGGAACTACATCTAGAGAAG GCCAGGGTGTGGATAGAGGAGCTCCTTTGGGACAAAAAATATGGAATGGACGTTTATCGATGCAAAGGGGTTTTGAATATTGCAAATTCAGATCAGCTGCATACCCTACAG GCTGTGAGGGAAGTATATGAGATTGTTCCAACTCGAAACTGGAGAAATGAAGATGACAGAGTGaacaaaattgtttttatag gtcGATCTTTAAATGAAGAGATTCTAGTTAATACCATCAAAGCTGCTCTCTGTAATCCGTAG
- the LOC125205951 gene encoding pentatricopeptide repeat-containing protein At1g26460, mitochondrial-like, whose product MAPIAFLAKSRPYLHRQNLKFISTFVHLQAEPQLADSPASIPPPLPPNPASGSPRYSENWRNPSAAMGGDGALVPIGLGILQQTQGSRMQMLSQSLDAESLMNKFADWMTTQRWEDMKQLFEFWIKSLDKNGKPNTPDVNLCNHYLRANVMIGASVEELLDIVARMDDFAVVPNAASYNLVLKAMQRNGEALAAVKLIERMLEMGKIHKESLPDGESFDLVIEILLSKNKIDSALKYVDLTLKSGYMLSMKAFVDCVQRCVSNQRLDTLVSIIERCKKMDQNKSLCPPWRVCMSIANVAMQSDNSELTYYALEFMAKWIARGEVARPPMYLSVEEGLVVTALGTAGRTFNSRLLDGAWAILKRSLRQNSLPNPESYLAKIYGLANLGNLPKAFGTLREFEAAYGNADREDTEDLFSPFHSLEPLVRACCKDGFTSLDSVYFQLENLSKADPPYKSIAALNCVILGCANIWDVDRAYQTFSAIEESFGLSPDVHSYNALICAFGKLGKRDEAVKVFEHFVGKGLKPNATTYSLLIDAHLVKRDPKAALSVVDEMVIAGYKPSKDILQKVRRRCFRELDYESDDKVEAITKQLKIRMRTANDIRRNMLFNLQYRENAQPINGQQM is encoded by the exons ATGGCGCCGATCGCGTTTCTGGCGAAGTCGCGGCCTTACCTCCACCGCCAGAACCTCAAATTCATATCCACATTTGTTCACCTCCAGGCGGAGCCGCAGCTGGCGGATTCGCCGGCCTCGATTCCGCCGCCGCTCCCGCCGAATCCTGCTTCCGGCAGTCCTCGCTACAGTGAGAACTGGCGGAATCCTTCCGCAGCGATGGGGGGAGACGGTGCGCTCGTCCCAATCGGGTTAGGGATTCTGCAGCAGACGCAGGGATCGCGGATGCAGATGCTCTCGCAATCGCTTGATGCGGAGAGTCTGATGAATAAGTTCGCGGATTGGATGACGACGCAGCGGTGGGAGGACATGAAGCAGCTCTTTGAGTTCTGGATTAAGTCGTTGGATAAGAATGGGAAGCCTAACACGCCTGATGTTAATCTGTGTAATCATTATTTGCGTGCAAATGTGATGATTGGGGCATCCGTTGAGGAATTGCTTGATATTGTGGCGCGGATGGATGATTTTGCCGTCGTGCCTAATGCTGCTTCGTATAATCTTGTGCTTAAAGCGATGCAGAGGAATGGTGAAGCACTCGCTGCTGTGAAATTGATTGAAAG GATGCTGGAGATGGGAAAAATACATAAGGAATCTTTGCCCGATGGCGAATCATTTGACTTAGTTATTGAGATTCTActctcaaaaaataaaattgattctGCCCTGAAGTATGTAGATCTAACATTGAAATCTGGCTATATGTTATCTATGAAAGCATTTGTGGACTGCGTGCAACGTTGTGTTAGTAACCAGAGGCTGGATACGTTGGTCTCAATTATTGAGAGATGCAAG AAAATGGATCAAAACAAATCCTTATGTCCTCCTTGGCGCGTATGCATGTCTATTGCTAATGTCGCAATGCAATCGGATAACAGTGAGCTAACTTATTATGCTCTCGAGTTCATGGCTAAATGGATTGCACGAGGGGAGGTTGCGAGGCCTCCTATGTATCTTTCTGTAGAAGAAGGATTAGTTGTGACAGCCCTAGGCACAGCTGGTAGAACTTTCAATTCTAGACTCCTGGATGGTGCATGGGCTATCCTTAAGCGCTCATTACGCCAAAATAGCCTTCCCAATCCTGAATCATACCTTGCGAAAATATATGGACTTGCTAATTTGGGAAACCTGCCAAAGGCTTTTGGTACTCTTCGTGAGTTTGAGGCAGCTTATGGAAATGCGGACCGTGAAGATACTGAGGATCTGTTCTCTCCTTTCCATTCTCTAGAGCCTCTAGTTAGGGCATGCTGCAAGGATGGTTTTACGAGTCTAGATTca GTTTATTTTCAGCTGGAGAATTTAAGCAAAGCTGACCCTCCATACAAGTCTATTGCTGCTCTCAATTGTGTTATTCTTGGCTGTGCAAATATATGGGATGTTGATCGTGCCTATCAGACATTTAGTGCCATTGAAGAATCTTTTGGACTTAGCCCAGATGTTCATTCATACAATGCCCTGATTTGTGCTTTTGGGAAGCTTGGCAAG AGAGATGAAGCGGTAAAAGTATTTGAGCACTTTGTTGGAAAAGGTCTGAAACCAAATGCTACCACATATTCACTGCTTATTGATGCTCATCTTGTTAAGCGGGATCCTAAAGCTGCGCTCTCTGTGGTGGATGAAATG GTCATTGCAGGGTATAAACCATCCAAGGATATACTACAAAAGGTTCGAAGGCGTTGTTTCCGGGAGCTGGATTATGAATCTGATGACAAGGTGGAAGCCATTACAAAACAGCTCAAAATTAGAATGAGAACGGCAAATGATATTCGCAGAAATATGCTCTTCAATCTCCAATACAGAGAGAACGCCCAACC GATAAATGGACAACAAATGTAG